Proteins found in one Nocardia brasiliensis ATCC 700358 genomic segment:
- a CDS encoding MFS transporter has product MSATAQLTERRTDRLPLGVYLLGFSLFAMGTAEFLLAGVLPEAAVDLDVSLSAAGLLITAFALGVVCGGPPFAVLSLRWPRRTALVVTQGVFAASIAVGLLGGYEVLLVSRVVAGIAYAGYFAVASVTAIGLVTPDRNARASGVVVSGLSVAMVAGGPAGTLLSHFTEWRGGFWAVVLLTVAGIVGCLLGIPSATAKAESVPSVRRELATMRRPRLWLVYAITILTTAAYMITFNYLAAMLAEDTGVAPVWIPAVLALFGVGAFLGLSIGGRISDRRPHLALGAGAAAIVLLSVVLALTMTQVWIVVPVVFLLGVAAFVLNPALYGRVFAIAGDAPTLAGATTVSAFQLGISGTPVLAALTLGRGAALTSVCVIGAVLAVLALPLIRFDRARMGSRP; this is encoded by the coding sequence ATGAGCGCCACCGCACAGCTCACCGAGCGCCGGACCGACCGGCTGCCCCTGGGCGTCTATCTACTGGGCTTCAGCCTTTTCGCGATGGGAACCGCGGAGTTCCTGCTGGCCGGGGTCCTGCCGGAGGCGGCCGTCGACCTCGACGTGTCGCTGTCCGCGGCGGGACTGCTCATCACCGCGTTCGCGCTGGGCGTAGTGTGCGGCGGCCCGCCGTTCGCGGTGCTGAGTCTGCGGTGGCCGCGGCGCACCGCGCTGGTGGTGACCCAGGGCGTGTTCGCGGCGAGCATCGCGGTGGGCCTGCTGGGCGGGTACGAGGTGCTGCTCGTCTCCCGCGTGGTGGCGGGCATCGCGTACGCGGGCTACTTCGCGGTCGCGTCGGTGACCGCGATCGGGCTGGTCACCCCGGACCGCAATGCCCGGGCGTCCGGGGTGGTGGTGAGCGGGCTCAGCGTCGCGATGGTGGCGGGCGGTCCCGCGGGCACGCTGCTGAGTCATTTCACCGAATGGCGCGGCGGATTCTGGGCCGTCGTGCTGCTGACGGTCGCCGGCATCGTCGGCTGCCTGCTCGGAATACCCAGTGCCACAGCGAAAGCCGAATCCGTGCCGAGTGTGCGACGGGAGCTCGCCACGATGCGCAGGCCGCGCCTGTGGCTCGTCTACGCGATCACCATCCTCACCACGGCGGCGTACATGATCACGTTCAACTACCTGGCGGCCATGCTCGCCGAGGACACCGGCGTCGCGCCCGTCTGGATTCCCGCGGTGCTCGCGCTGTTCGGCGTCGGGGCTTTCCTCGGCCTATCAATCGGCGGCCGGATCTCCGATCGGCGCCCGCACCTGGCCCTCGGCGCCGGCGCGGCGGCGATCGTGCTGCTGTCGGTGGTCCTCGCGCTCACGATGACCCAGGTATGGATCGTGGTGCCGGTGGTGTTCCTGCTCGGCGTCGCGGCGTTCGTGCTCAACCCGGCGCTGTACGGCCGGGTGTTCGCGATCGCGGGGGACGCGCCCACCCTCGCGGGCGCCACCACAGTCTCGGCGTTCCAGTTGGGCATCAGCGGCACTCCGGTGCTGGCCGCGCTCACCCTGGGGCGCGGCGCTGCCCTCACCTCGGTGTGTGTGATCGGCGCGGTACTGGCGGTGCTCGCGCTGCCGCTGATCCGGTTCGATCGAGCGCGCATGGGTTCCCGACCCTGA
- a CDS encoding helix-turn-helix domain-containing protein produces MDDQPSVGAVIEQIAPRLRRARERQGFSLAELARATGLSTSTLSRLESGQRKPSLELIVPVTVALGVPLDEIVVTPRVVDPRVPQQPTQRDGRVLVPLSRHQAEPRAYKMIIPADDHDPYLRTHDGYEWLYVLHGRLRVRLAEHDFLMGPGEAAEFDCQIPHWFGSTGTAAVEILSLFGKHGERIHTRARTPGRS; encoded by the coding sequence ATGGATGATCAACCGAGCGTCGGCGCCGTGATCGAGCAGATCGCGCCGCGCCTGCGCCGGGCCCGGGAACGGCAAGGCTTCAGCCTGGCCGAGCTCGCCCGCGCCACCGGCCTGTCCACCAGCACGCTCTCGCGCCTGGAATCCGGCCAGCGCAAACCCAGCCTCGAACTGATCGTCCCGGTGACCGTCGCGCTGGGCGTGCCGCTCGACGAGATCGTCGTGACGCCACGCGTCGTCGATCCCCGCGTCCCGCAGCAACCCACCCAGCGCGACGGCCGGGTCTTGGTCCCGCTGTCCCGGCACCAAGCCGAACCGCGCGCCTACAAGATGATCATCCCCGCCGACGATCATGACCCCTACCTGCGCACCCACGACGGATACGAGTGGCTCTACGTGCTGCACGGCCGGCTCCGCGTCCGGCTCGCCGAACACGACTTCCTCATGGGCCCGGGCGAAGCCGCCGAATTCGACTGCCAGATCCCGCACTGGTTCGGCTCGACCGGTACCGCCGCCGTCGAAATCCTCAGCCTCTTCGGCAAACACGGCGAACGTATCCACACGCGCGCCCGAACCCCCGGCCGCAGTTAG
- the hemA gene encoding 5-aminolevulinate synthase yields MAFDYTAHFERKIDDIRSSGQYRTFVEIERLAGRFPQAVHHHRDGLREITVWCSNDHLGMGQFPKVVEAMHRSINRSGVAAGGSRNISGNNHTHILLEREVAQLHRKEAGLTFITGYAVNDAVLGVLGKHLPGVIFFSDEQNHASMILGMRASRAERQIFRHNDPAHLDELLAAAEPDRPKVVAFESIYSMDGDIAPMPELCAVAKKHGALVYVDEAHSVGMYGPEGSGMAAQMGCADQVDLLMGTFAKGYGTLGGYLTGPAAILDAVRSFAPAFIFTLAMPPALAAAALASVRHLRESDNERILLYHRAQLLQGLLMDAQIPLVSTESHIVPVLVGDPHKCKQLADILLEEHHQYAQPINFPSVARGTERLRINPSPVHSPAAVHKFAEIIDSVWSQLNLPRRPARPIAALDTLEKVSV; encoded by the coding sequence ATGGCTTTCGACTACACAGCCCATTTCGAGAGAAAGATCGACGACATCCGGTCCTCGGGCCAGTACCGGACCTTTGTGGAAATCGAACGCCTGGCCGGGCGGTTTCCCCAAGCGGTGCACCATCATCGGGACGGCCTGCGCGAGATCACGGTGTGGTGCAGCAACGATCACCTCGGCATGGGTCAGTTCCCGAAAGTCGTCGAGGCCATGCACCGCTCGATCAATCGCTCCGGTGTCGCGGCCGGCGGGTCGCGCAACATCTCCGGCAACAACCACACCCACATCCTGCTGGAACGGGAAGTGGCACAACTACATCGGAAAGAAGCCGGCCTGACGTTCATCACCGGGTACGCGGTCAACGACGCCGTGCTCGGGGTGCTCGGCAAGCACCTGCCCGGGGTGATCTTCTTCTCCGACGAGCAGAACCACGCGTCGATGATTCTCGGCATGCGCGCCTCGCGGGCCGAGCGGCAGATCTTCCGGCACAACGATCCCGCTCATCTCGACGAGCTGCTCGCCGCCGCCGAGCCGGACCGGCCCAAGGTGGTCGCGTTCGAATCCATCTACTCGATGGACGGCGATATCGCGCCGATGCCCGAATTATGTGCCGTGGCAAAGAAACACGGCGCACTGGTGTACGTCGACGAGGCGCATTCGGTCGGCATGTACGGTCCCGAGGGCTCGGGCATGGCGGCACAGATGGGCTGTGCGGACCAGGTCGACCTGCTGATGGGCACCTTCGCCAAGGGCTACGGCACGCTCGGCGGCTACCTGACCGGTCCGGCGGCGATCCTCGACGCGGTGCGCAGTTTCGCGCCCGCGTTCATCTTCACCCTCGCCATGCCGCCCGCCCTCGCGGCCGCCGCGCTGGCCAGCGTGCGGCACCTGCGCGAGTCCGACAACGAGCGCATCCTGCTGTACCACCGTGCCCAGCTGCTGCAGGGCTTGCTGATGGACGCCCAGATTCCGTTGGTGTCCACCGAAAGTCACATCGTTCCCGTTCTCGTAGGCGATCCGCACAAATGCAAACAACTGGCCGACATCTTGCTCGAAGAACACCACCAATACGCGCAACCGATCAACTTCCCTTCGGTCGCGCGCGGCACCGAACGCCTGCGGATCAACCCCTCACCGGTGCACAGCCCCGCCGCGGTACACAAGTTCGCCGAGATCATCGATTCCGTCTGGTCGCAGCTGAACCTGCCCCGCCGCCCGGCCCGGCCGATCGCCGCCCTCGACACGCTGGAGAAGGTCTCGGTATGA
- a CDS encoding family 2B encapsulin nanocompartment shell protein, whose protein sequence is MTMEMSAHTETTVRRSLSTTAAHQLSTTTKSEPQMQGITSRWLTRMLPWTQVNGGVYRVNRRLTHTVGNGEVEFAVDGSTAKVIPLELCELPALHDFTDEDVLRALARRFEQREFEPGSVVAEFGNPMNQVMLIVHGKLSKLGSGEYGENTLLGMLAGGNFFGDQSLTDSSAIWPVTVKTQTKTTMLVLSRPALEEILDNAPALREHLTRVADASSRPQNKQGEAAIEISSGHSGEPELLGTFVDYDASPREYELSLAQSVLRVHTRVADLFNDPMNQTQQQLRLTIEALYERREYDLLNNADFGLLHNCDLKQRIYTESGPPTPDDMDELLSMRRSTKLFLAHPKAIAAFGRECSKRGLYPDPVDVDGHRVPAWRGVPIFPCSKIPVSDTATTSILAMRTGEKDQGVIGLHQTGLPDEYEPSLNVRFKGIDDQSIISYLVSCYYSAAVLVPDALGALDNVLVARPTD, encoded by the coding sequence ATGACAATGGAAATGTCCGCACATACCGAGACTACTGTGCGCAGGAGCCTCAGTACCACTGCCGCACACCAGTTGTCGACCACCACAAAGTCCGAACCCCAGATGCAGGGGATCACCTCCCGCTGGCTCACCCGCATGCTGCCATGGACGCAGGTCAACGGCGGTGTATACCGGGTCAACCGGCGCCTCACGCACACCGTGGGCAACGGCGAGGTCGAGTTCGCCGTGGATGGCTCCACCGCGAAGGTGATCCCGCTGGAACTGTGTGAACTGCCCGCACTGCACGATTTCACCGATGAGGACGTGCTGCGCGCACTGGCCCGCCGGTTCGAACAGCGCGAATTCGAACCCGGCAGCGTGGTAGCCGAATTCGGCAATCCGATGAATCAGGTCATGCTGATCGTGCACGGAAAATTGAGCAAGCTCGGCTCCGGCGAATACGGTGAAAACACACTCCTCGGTATGCTGGCCGGTGGAAATTTCTTCGGCGATCAGAGCCTCACCGACTCGTCCGCCATTTGGCCGGTCACCGTCAAGACGCAAACCAAAACCACGATGCTCGTGCTGAGCCGGCCGGCGTTGGAGGAAATACTCGACAACGCGCCCGCGCTGCGCGAGCACCTCACCCGGGTCGCCGACGCCTCGTCGCGGCCGCAGAACAAGCAGGGCGAGGCCGCGATCGAGATCTCGTCCGGGCACAGCGGTGAGCCCGAATTGCTCGGCACCTTCGTCGATTACGACGCAAGCCCCCGTGAATACGAGCTGAGCCTGGCGCAGAGCGTGCTGCGGGTGCACACCAGGGTCGCCGACCTGTTCAACGACCCGATGAACCAGACCCAGCAGCAGTTGCGGCTCACCATCGAGGCGCTCTACGAACGCCGCGAATACGATCTGCTCAACAATGCCGACTTCGGCCTGCTGCACAACTGCGATCTCAAACAGCGCATCTACACCGAGTCCGGTCCGCCCACCCCGGACGACATGGACGAACTGCTCAGCATGCGCCGCAGCACCAAACTCTTTCTCGCCCACCCGAAAGCCATCGCCGCGTTCGGGCGCGAATGCAGCAAACGCGGCCTGTACCCCGACCCCGTCGACGTGGACGGCCACCGCGTCCCGGCCTGGCGCGGCGTCCCTATCTTCCCGTGCAGCAAGATTCCGGTCAGCGATACCGCGACCACCTCGATCCTGGCCATGCGCACCGGCGAAAAGGACCAAGGTGTCATCGGCCTGCACCAGACCGGGCTGCCGGACGAATACGAACCCAGCCTGAACGTCCGGTTCAAGGGCATCGACGACCAGTCGATCATCTCCTACCTGGTCAGCTGCTACTACTCCGCCGCCGTGCTGGTGCCCGACGCACTCGGCGCGCTGGACAACGTCCTGGTCGCCCGGCCCACCGACTGA
- a CDS encoding polyprenyl synthetase family protein yields MVESTSAAGRTATEILTNVRGLCEPLLREAVGTLPEPLDHMGGYHFGWWDADGNPTPQPVGKALRPALTVCTAVACGSTAHAALAAAAAVELVHNFTLLHDDVMDADEVRRGRPAVWKMWGSADAILLGDALHALAARVLVAGLPGATATAALAALEMAIIEMCRGQHEDCRLGAGERAGLDEYTRMVMGKTGALMGCACVLGALCAQADRTTVAAMETFGRELGMAFQFVDDLIGIWGDPAITGKPASDLARHSMSLPVVSALGSGTAAAAELARMYRPSPATAAMDTAKAAALVESAGGRRWTQQLAERRMRAAIAALADPAAAADLMALAHLVSHRDR; encoded by the coding sequence ATGGTCGAGAGCACGTCGGCGGCGGGTCGCACGGCCACGGAGATTCTGACGAATGTCCGCGGGCTGTGTGAACCACTGCTGCGCGAAGCGGTGGGCACCCTGCCCGAACCGCTGGATCACATGGGCGGCTATCACTTCGGCTGGTGGGACGCCGACGGCAACCCGACGCCGCAGCCCGTCGGAAAGGCCCTGCGGCCCGCGCTCACGGTCTGCACGGCGGTCGCGTGCGGCAGCACCGCGCACGCCGCGCTGGCCGCGGCCGCCGCGGTGGAACTCGTGCACAACTTCACGCTCCTGCACGACGACGTCATGGATGCCGACGAAGTCAGGCGTGGGCGGCCGGCCGTCTGGAAGATGTGGGGCAGTGCCGATGCGATCCTGCTCGGCGACGCACTACACGCCCTCGCGGCACGGGTTCTGGTGGCCGGACTACCCGGGGCCACGGCAACGGCGGCGCTCGCCGCACTCGAAATGGCGATTATCGAGATGTGCCGTGGCCAGCACGAGGACTGTCGTTTGGGGGCGGGTGAACGCGCGGGGTTGGACGAATACACCCGCATGGTCATGGGCAAGACCGGCGCCCTCATGGGGTGCGCCTGCGTGCTCGGCGCGCTGTGCGCGCAGGCCGATCGGACGACGGTGGCGGCGATGGAGACGTTCGGCCGCGAACTGGGGATGGCCTTCCAGTTCGTCGACGATCTGATCGGCATCTGGGGTGACCCGGCGATCACCGGGAAACCGGCGAGCGACCTTGCCCGCCACAGCATGTCGCTCCCGGTGGTCTCGGCACTCGGTTCGGGCACCGCGGCGGCCGCCGAGCTGGCGCGCATGTACCGCCCCTCCCCGGCCACCGCGGCGATGGACACCGCCAAGGCCGCGGCGCTGGTCGAATCGGCCGGCGGCAGGCGCTGGACCCAGCAGCTGGCCGAGCGCCGGATGCGGGCCGCGATCGCGGCCCTGGCCGACCCGGCCGCCGCCGCGGACCTGATGGCGTTGGCGCACCTGGTTTCCCATCGAGACCGCTGA
- a CDS encoding LysR family transcriptional regulator → MDDLRRVRYFLAVAEHRHFGRAADALHITQPALSQQVKALERELGVELLTRDGRSFVLTPAGVALQAGAQQLLDAAAELERGVRARASGTTGELKVAFTRSGSDSDISQRIRAFRKEFPDITVSTITGWTSWNLDLLESGEIDVAFVRGNIAHPRIHTHLIGMQEAAVVVSRDHPLAGRATVESSDIIDEPIVLWSRHTGPEFYDELVTHIWGDRAPNLVAEESDAEQVLDSVSTGTGISVLDRKRATRIAHENICVIPFGANPPQISIRLAWMGDADTPALAQFLAWWRRPSD, encoded by the coding sequence GTGGACGATCTGCGCCGGGTTCGTTACTTTCTGGCAGTCGCCGAGCATCGGCATTTCGGGCGGGCGGCCGACGCGTTGCACATCACCCAGCCTGCGCTGTCACAGCAGGTCAAGGCGCTGGAACGGGAGTTGGGGGTGGAGCTTTTGACGCGCGACGGTCGCTCCTTCGTGCTGACCCCGGCCGGTGTGGCTTTGCAGGCAGGCGCGCAGCAACTGCTCGACGCGGCCGCCGAGTTGGAGCGTGGCGTGCGGGCACGGGCCTCCGGCACCACCGGCGAGTTGAAGGTCGCGTTCACCCGATCGGGCTCCGACAGCGATATTTCCCAGCGCATCAGGGCATTCCGCAAGGAATTCCCCGATATCACGGTGTCCACGATTACCGGCTGGACCTCCTGGAATCTGGACCTGCTCGAGTCGGGGGAGATCGACGTCGCGTTCGTGCGCGGAAATATCGCGCATCCGCGAATCCACACGCATCTGATCGGGATGCAGGAGGCCGCGGTCGTCGTCTCGCGTGACCATCCGCTGGCCGGGCGGGCCACCGTGGAAAGCTCGGACATCATCGATGAGCCGATCGTGCTCTGGTCCCGGCATACCGGGCCGGAATTCTATGACGAACTCGTCACGCACATCTGGGGCGATCGCGCACCGAATCTGGTCGCGGAGGAATCCGACGCCGAACAGGTCCTCGATTCGGTGTCCACCGGCACCGGAATCAGCGTGCTCGATCGGAAACGGGCCACTCGGATCGCGCACGAGAACATCTGTGTCATCCCGTTCGGCGCGAATCCGCCGCAGATCTCGATCCGGCTGGCGTGGATGGGGGACGCCGACACCCCGGCGCTCGCGCAGTTCCTGGCATGGTGGCGGCGCCCGAGCGACTAA
- a CDS encoding aspartate aminotransferase family protein, with protein MIPASAAVAPNRAALPVAAWALGPYIYDADGKDYLDGSSGVLNVNVGHAHPTVLRAVENQLQQLTFVHRTQFRNEPARQLTERLLAIAPAGTAAIEYSNSGSEANECALRLAFACQHRRGDTQRTVILSEEPSYHGMTAAALSITGSPNKRDASVEALLGTTGTNRVLVRPKPGRRRATHEEWAQAILGVGPSKVAAIVIEPLGGASSGAAPIDVETMHWLRRETQNNGIVLIADEVMSGFGRTGKWWACDHANIAPDILTSGKGVTGGYTSLAVTMVSSTVTTAIAEPLGPIALGHTMSANPLACAAANAVLSVLEDESLLDNAAAAGALLGAELTKLCGHYPELLSDQSGIGLMRALHVRPGQSVDTNKRIVAAAKENGLVLCSAGIGETTDSVLVAPPLNSSPGIIEELVERLDKTLAAVAEERRP; from the coding sequence ATGATTCCCGCCTCCGCAGCGGTGGCCCCGAACCGGGCCGCCCTCCCCGTTGCCGCGTGGGCCCTGGGCCCCTACATCTACGATGCCGACGGAAAAGACTATCTCGACGGCTCCTCCGGGGTGCTCAACGTCAATGTCGGGCACGCCCATCCCACCGTGCTGCGCGCCGTTGAAAACCAGCTCCAGCAACTGACTTTCGTGCATCGCACGCAGTTCCGCAACGAACCCGCCCGCCAGCTCACCGAGCGGCTGCTCGCCATCGCGCCCGCGGGCACCGCCGCCATCGAGTACAGCAACTCCGGTTCCGAGGCCAACGAGTGCGCACTGCGGCTGGCCTTCGCCTGCCAGCATCGGCGCGGCGATACCCAGCGCACCGTGATCCTGTCCGAAGAGCCGAGCTATCACGGGATGACGGCGGCCGCGCTGTCCATCACCGGTAGCCCGAACAAGCGCGACGCCTCGGTCGAGGCCTTGCTCGGCACCACCGGCACGAACCGAGTGCTGGTGCGCCCCAAGCCCGGACGGCGCCGGGCGACCCACGAGGAGTGGGCGCAGGCCATTCTCGGCGTCGGGCCGTCGAAGGTCGCGGCGATCGTCATCGAACCGCTCGGCGGCGCTTCGTCCGGCGCGGCCCCGATCGACGTGGAGACGATGCACTGGCTGCGCCGGGAGACGCAGAACAACGGCATCGTGCTCATCGCGGACGAGGTCATGTCCGGCTTCGGGCGCACCGGAAAATGGTGGGCCTGCGACCATGCCAATATCGCCCCCGACATCCTCACCTCGGGCAAGGGTGTCACCGGCGGCTACACGAGCCTGGCGGTGACCATGGTCTCCAGCACGGTGACCACCGCGATCGCCGAACCGCTCGGCCCGATCGCGCTGGGCCACACCATGTCCGCGAATCCCCTCGCCTGCGCGGCGGCCAACGCGGTGCTCAGCGTGCTCGAAGACGAGTCACTGCTGGACAATGCCGCTGCGGCCGGCGCACTGCTCGGCGCCGAGCTGACCAAGCTGTGCGGGCACTATCCGGAGTTGCTCTCCGACCAATCGGGCATCGGCCTGATGCGCGCGCTGCATGTCCGGCCCGGGCAGTCGGTGGACACGAACAAGCGAATCGTGGCCGCCGCCAAGGAAAATGGGCTCGTGCTCTGCTCGGCGGGCATCGGCGAGACGACCGACTCGGTGCTCGTCGCACCACCGTTGAACAGCTCCCCGGGGATCATCGAAGAACTGGTGGAGCGCCTGGACAAGACGCTGGCGGCGGTGGCGGAGGAGCGTCGCCCCTGA
- a CDS encoding acetolactate synthase catalytic subunit gives MPTTVATAIAESLRARGIAEFFGQSLPSLLVLAAEDLGIRQIVYRTENAGGTMADGFARISRHCSVVVAQNGPAATLLVPPLTEAAKVSIPVVAFIQDVPSPIRNKNAFQEIDHQSLFSGCAKWFDRLDDPDRVHEYLDAAFRAATSGRPGPAVLMLPKDILDQPAPPMPTSHYPGPPEFPLDRIRPPADAVRAAAELLARARRPLVVAGGGTIASDAGAALARLSELAALPVATTPMGKGALPDTADLSVGVIGNYMGPHGVSHGMRDWIAGVDVVLFAGSRTNENGTDGWTLFPDDATFIHLDIDPAEIGRNYPSLRLVGDVRAGLDDLTAALRELDLSERSASRTAVTTQIARSRAAFETATAAVRTATSEPLRPERIADEISALLPDDAIVVADASYSSIWVANYIRATTHSQRFLLPRGMAGLGWGLPLALGAKAARPSAPVLCVVGDGGFAHCWSELETAVRENLDVVVVVLNNAILGFQKHAEIVQFGRPTSAVELGHVDHAQIATACGARGQTIHNDVELREALSKAIVDPTTTVLDVFTDPDAYPPITGWDTAQALTTHLAHQQSH, from the coding sequence ATGCCTACGACAGTCGCCACCGCCATAGCCGAGAGTCTGCGCGCCAGGGGAATAGCCGAATTCTTCGGGCAGAGCCTGCCCTCGCTGCTGGTTTTGGCCGCCGAGGATCTCGGCATCCGTCAGATCGTCTATCGCACCGAGAACGCGGGGGGCACGATGGCCGACGGATTCGCTCGGATATCGCGACATTGCTCGGTCGTCGTAGCGCAGAACGGTCCCGCCGCAACGCTTCTCGTCCCGCCGCTGACCGAGGCCGCCAAGGTGTCCATTCCGGTGGTCGCGTTCATCCAGGATGTGCCGAGTCCGATTCGCAACAAAAATGCGTTTCAGGAAATTGATCACCAAAGTCTGTTCTCCGGCTGCGCCAAGTGGTTCGACCGCCTCGACGATCCGGATCGGGTGCACGAGTACCTCGACGCCGCCTTCCGCGCGGCGACCAGCGGCCGACCCGGGCCCGCCGTCCTGATGCTGCCGAAGGACATCCTCGATCAGCCCGCTCCCCCGATGCCGACGAGCCACTACCCGGGACCGCCCGAGTTCCCGCTCGACCGGATCCGCCCGCCCGCGGACGCCGTCCGCGCCGCGGCCGAACTGCTGGCTCGGGCCCGGCGCCCGCTCGTGGTCGCCGGTGGCGGCACGATCGCCTCCGACGCGGGTGCGGCGCTGGCCCGGTTGAGCGAACTGGCCGCGCTGCCCGTCGCGACCACGCCGATGGGCAAGGGCGCGCTCCCGGACACCGCCGATCTCAGTGTCGGCGTGATCGGCAATTACATGGGCCCACACGGGGTTTCGCACGGGATGCGGGATTGGATCGCCGGTGTCGACGTGGTGCTGTTCGCGGGGTCGCGCACCAACGAGAACGGCACCGACGGCTGGACCCTGTTCCCGGACGACGCCACGTTCATCCACCTCGATATCGATCCGGCCGAGATCGGGCGCAACTACCCGTCGCTGCGCCTGGTCGGTGACGTGCGCGCGGGCCTCGATGATCTCACCGCGGCTCTGCGCGAGCTCGACCTGAGCGAACGGAGCGCGAGCCGCACCGCGGTCACCACGCAGATCGCCCGGTCACGGGCCGCGTTCGAGACCGCGACCGCCGCCGTGCGCACCGCGACCAGCGAGCCGCTGCGCCCGGAACGCATCGCGGACGAGATCAGCGCCCTGCTGCCGGACGACGCCATCGTGGTCGCCGACGCCAGCTACTCCTCCATCTGGGTGGCGAACTACATCCGCGCCACCACGCACAGCCAGCGCTTCCTGCTGCCGCGCGGCATGGCCGGGCTCGGCTGGGGGCTGCCGCTGGCACTCGGCGCCAAGGCCGCGCGGCCGTCCGCGCCCGTGCTGTGCGTGGTCGGCGACGGTGGATTCGCGCACTGCTGGTCCGAGCTCGAGACCGCGGTGCGGGAGAACCTCGACGTCGTGGTCGTGGTGCTGAACAACGCCATCCTCGGCTTCCAGAAGCACGCCGAGATCGTCCAGTTCGGCAGGCCGACCTCGGCCGTCGAACTGGGTCACGTCGATCACGCCCAAATCGCGACCGCGTGCGGCGCACGCGGTCAAACCATCCACAACGACGTGGAACTGCGTGAGGCCCTGTCCAAGGCGATCGTCGACCCGACGACCACCGTGCTGGACGTCTTCACCGATCCCGACGCCTACCCACCCATCACGGGCTGGGATACCGCCCAGGCGTTGACGACTCACCTCGCGCATCAACAGTCCCACTGA
- a CDS encoding MFS transporter, whose translation MTVETRPTRLRNLHPEADAEPTTPWAQHVLLYAAFFLMGAEMYLVAPMLPDIAESLHASVAATATIVTAYVLVYAVAGPPFGILADRYPRRWSILLGSLVFMLGNLACAVAGSLTMLVAGRGITGLGAAIAAPAIWAYLAERTPQHQRGRVISLGASVYSLGQVLGVPLGAALAALTSWRWPFLAVGLLMIVTSAVLYVRLEHVPVTGQSRGFRALLAPWRRPRISLGLIATLFLQAARLGAYTFVGVIYSQRFGFSLGELGLVGLLVGAGSLIGSLSAGTILDRLHRRGVSGVWVSVLAAVAFIPCAVVALTSHQVVVALVALTLWCVFGGAFYSSQQAYLSSADPTQRASVVAWNNSMMNAGIAIGTTLLGALTVGGAIFAGCTAVLGLIAAVVSAALLALLRKERQPA comes from the coding sequence ATGACCGTCGAGACGCGGCCCACCCGACTCCGGAACCTGCATCCGGAGGCGGACGCTGAGCCCACAACGCCGTGGGCTCAGCACGTCCTCCTGTATGCGGCGTTCTTCCTGATGGGCGCGGAGATGTATCTGGTCGCACCGATGCTGCCGGATATCGCCGAGTCGCTGCACGCCTCGGTGGCCGCTACGGCCACCATCGTCACCGCCTACGTCCTCGTCTACGCCGTCGCCGGGCCGCCGTTCGGCATCCTCGCCGACCGCTACCCGCGGCGCTGGTCGATCCTGCTCGGCTCGCTGGTGTTCATGCTCGGCAATCTCGCCTGCGCCGTGGCGGGTTCGCTGACCATGCTGGTCGCGGGCCGCGGCATCACCGGCCTCGGCGCCGCGATCGCCGCGCCCGCGATCTGGGCCTACCTCGCCGAGCGCACGCCGCAGCACCAGCGCGGGCGGGTGATCTCCCTGGGCGCGAGCGTGTATTCGCTCGGGCAGGTCCTCGGCGTCCCGCTCGGCGCGGCGCTCGCCGCGCTCACCAGCTGGCGGTGGCCGTTCCTGGCCGTCGGCCTGCTGATGATCGTGACGTCCGCGGTGCTGTACGTCCGGCTCGAGCACGTGCCGGTCACCGGGCAGTCGCGCGGCTTCCGCGCGCTGCTCGCGCCCTGGCGCCGGCCCCGAATCAGCTTGGGGCTCATCGCCACTCTGTTCCTGCAGGCCGCCCGGCTCGGCGCCTACACCTTCGTCGGGGTGATCTACTCTCAACGCTTCGGCTTCAGCCTAGGTGAGCTGGGCTTGGTCGGCCTGCTCGTCGGCGCCGGGTCGCTGATCGGATCACTCAGTGCCGGAACGATTCTCGATCGGCTGCACCGGCGCGGGGTCAGCGGTGTATGGGTTTCCGTACTCGCCGCGGTGGCGTTCATCCCCTGTGCCGTGGTCGCGTTGACCAGTCACCAGGTGGTCGTCGCGCTGGTCGCCTTGACCCTGTGGTGCGTCTTCGGCGGGGCCTTCTACTCCAGTCAGCAGGCCTACCTGTCCTCCGCCGACCCGACCCAGCGCGCCTCCGTCGTCGCGTGGAACAACTCGATGATGAACGCGGGCATCGCCATCGGCACCACCCTGCTGGGCGCCCTCACGGTCGGCGGCGCGATCTTCGCCGGATGCACCGCGGTGCTCGGCCTCATCGCGGCCGTGGTGTCGGCCGCCCTGCTCGCACTCCTTCGAAAGGAACGTCAGCCAGCATGA